In Micromonospora purpureochromogenes, a single window of DNA contains:
- a CDS encoding ABC transporter substrate-binding protein, translating to MNMRRSVGVAAASAAVVLAAGCGGGGPASGGDQKLTGDKIVLGVLNDQSGAYSELSGKNSVKAVEMAIADFKAKHGDKAVTTDITVETADHQNKPDIANSKAAEMYDRKGVDIILDVPTSSAALKVADVAKEKKKLYFNIGAATTDLTGKSCNKYTFHYAYDTYMLAHGTGTTTTEQVGKNWYILYPNYAFGQDMEKNFSAAIEKAGGKVVGKDGAPFPNTSGDYSSFLLKASRMNPKPEVLGTMQAGAELVNVVKQYNEFKLRDKGIGLAVGLMFITDIHSLTPAALAGTTYTDAWYWNFDQQNREFADRFQKETGTRPSFAHAANYSAAMQYLEAVQAAGTDDADTVVKGLEGKEVNDVFLRNGKIRAEDHRVIHDAYLAQVKPQAEVSEPWDYVKVLKTIPAAEAFRAPSPDCKL from the coding sequence ATGAACATGCGTAGGAGCGTGGGTGTGGCCGCCGCGTCGGCGGCGGTGGTGCTGGCGGCCGGTTGCGGCGGCGGTGGCCCGGCATCGGGCGGCGACCAGAAGCTGACCGGCGACAAGATCGTGCTGGGCGTCCTCAACGACCAGTCCGGGGCCTACTCGGAGCTGTCCGGGAAGAACTCCGTCAAGGCCGTGGAGATGGCCATCGCCGACTTCAAGGCCAAGCACGGGGACAAGGCGGTGACCACGGACATCACCGTCGAGACCGCCGACCACCAGAACAAGCCGGACATCGCCAACAGCAAGGCCGCCGAGATGTACGACCGCAAGGGTGTCGACATCATCCTCGACGTGCCGACCTCGTCGGCCGCCCTCAAGGTCGCCGACGTGGCCAAGGAGAAGAAGAAGCTCTACTTCAACATCGGCGCGGCGACCACCGACCTGACCGGCAAGAGCTGCAACAAGTACACGTTCCACTACGCGTACGACACGTACATGCTGGCCCACGGCACCGGCACGACCACCACCGAGCAGGTCGGCAAGAACTGGTACATCCTCTACCCGAACTACGCCTTCGGCCAGGACATGGAGAAGAACTTCTCCGCGGCGATCGAGAAGGCCGGCGGCAAGGTGGTCGGCAAGGACGGCGCGCCGTTCCCGAACACCAGCGGCGACTACTCGTCGTTCCTGCTCAAGGCGTCCAGGATGAACCCGAAGCCGGAGGTGCTGGGCACCATGCAGGCCGGTGCCGAGCTGGTCAACGTGGTCAAGCAGTACAACGAGTTCAAGCTCCGGGACAAGGGCATCGGGCTCGCCGTGGGCCTGATGTTCATCACCGACATCCACTCGCTCACCCCGGCCGCCCTCGCCGGCACCACCTACACCGACGCCTGGTACTGGAACTTCGACCAGCAGAACCGCGAGTTCGCCGACCGGTTCCAGAAGGAGACCGGCACCCGGCCGTCCTTCGCCCACGCGGCCAACTACTCCGCCGCGATGCAGTACCTGGAGGCGGTGCAGGCCGCCGGCACCGATGACGCGGACACCGTGGTCAAGGGGCTGGAGGGCAAGGAGGTCAACGACGTCTTCCTGCGCAACGGCAAGATCCGCGCCGAGGACCACCGGGTCATCCACGACGCGTACCTGGCCCAGGTGAAGCCGCAGGCCGAGGTGAGCGAGCCCTGGGACTACGTGAAGGTCCTCAAGACCATCCCGGCCGCGGAGGCGTTCCGGGCCCCGTCCCCGGACTGCAAGCTGTGA
- a CDS encoding aldehyde dehydrogenase family protein codes for MDLAAAPPALLVRRHLYLGGAWADPSGNEPIDVENPATGETVGQVPAGTPADVDRAVAAARAAFPSWAATSPAERAAHLDRLLAALTARAEDIARTVALELGTPLKLAARVQTGLPLTVLRDCVELAARPPAEETIGNSLVVREPVGVVGAITPWNYPLHQVVAKLAPALAAGCTVVLKPSELTPLTAYLLFDAVAEAGLPAGVVNLVPGTGPVVGEALAAHPDVDMVSFTGSTATGRRIAHLAADRIARVALELGGKSANLILADADLPTAVKVGVGNALLNSGQTCTAWTRMLVHRDRYDEALDLVARAAAAYRPGDPFDPDTRLGPLVSAAQAERVRGHVDRALADGARLVCGGPDAPLPPRGHFVAPTVLADVHPDSALAQEEVFGPVLAVIPFGDDDEAVAVANNSRYGLAGAVWSADADRALAVARRLRTGQVDVNGGGFNPRAPFGGYKQSGLGRELGPYGIDEFREIKAIQR; via the coding sequence ATGGATCTCGCCGCCGCGCCCCCCGCGCTCCTGGTCCGCCGTCACCTCTACCTCGGCGGCGCCTGGGCCGACCCGTCCGGGAACGAGCCGATCGACGTGGAGAACCCGGCCACCGGGGAGACCGTCGGGCAGGTGCCGGCCGGCACCCCGGCCGACGTCGACCGGGCCGTCGCCGCCGCCCGGGCCGCCTTTCCCAGCTGGGCGGCCACCTCGCCCGCCGAGCGCGCCGCCCACCTCGACCGACTGCTCGCCGCGCTGACCGCCCGGGCCGAGGACATCGCCCGGACCGTCGCGCTCGAACTCGGCACCCCGCTCAAGCTGGCCGCCCGGGTGCAGACCGGCCTGCCGCTGACCGTGCTGCGCGACTGCGTCGAGCTGGCCGCCCGGCCGCCCGCCGAGGAGACGATCGGCAACTCGCTCGTCGTCCGTGAACCGGTCGGCGTGGTCGGCGCGATCACCCCGTGGAACTACCCGCTGCACCAGGTCGTCGCCAAGCTGGCGCCCGCCCTGGCCGCCGGCTGCACCGTGGTGCTCAAGCCCAGCGAGCTGACCCCGCTGACGGCGTACCTGCTCTTCGACGCGGTCGCCGAGGCCGGGCTGCCCGCCGGTGTGGTCAACCTGGTGCCCGGCACCGGGCCGGTGGTCGGCGAGGCCCTGGCCGCCCACCCCGACGTGGACATGGTCTCGTTCACCGGGTCCACCGCCACCGGCCGCCGGATCGCCCACCTCGCCGCCGACCGGATCGCCCGGGTGGCCCTGGAACTGGGCGGCAAGTCGGCCAACCTGATCCTCGCCGACGCCGACCTGCCCACCGCCGTCAAGGTCGGGGTGGGCAACGCGCTGCTCAACTCGGGGCAGACCTGCACCGCGTGGACCCGGATGCTGGTCCACCGCGACCGGTACGACGAGGCACTCGACCTGGTCGCCCGGGCCGCCGCGGCGTACCGGCCGGGGGATCCGTTCGACCCGGACACCCGGCTCGGCCCGCTGGTCTCCGCCGCCCAGGCCGAGCGGGTGCGCGGCCACGTCGACCGCGCCCTCGCCGACGGGGCGCGCCTCGTCTGCGGTGGCCCGGACGCCCCGCTGCCGCCCCGGGGGCACTTCGTCGCCCCGACCGTGCTGGCCGACGTGCACCCCGACAGCGCGCTGGCCCAGGAGGAGGTCTTCGGCCCGGTGCTCGCCGTCATTCCGTTCGGCGACGACGACGAGGCCGTCGCCGTCGCCAACAACTCCCGCTACGGACTGGCCGGCGCGGTGTGGTCCGCCGACGCCGACCGCGCGCTGGCGGTGGCCCGGCGGCTGCGTACCGGCCAGGTGGACGTCAACGGCGGCGGGTTCAACCCGCGGGCGCCGTTCGGCGGCTACAAGCAGTCCGGCCTGGGCCGGGAGCTGGGCCCGTACGGCATCGACGAGTTCCGCGAGATCAAGGCGATCCAGCGGTGA
- a CDS encoding ABC transporter ATP-binding protein, translated as MLRIDTLSAFYGEAQVLREVSLEVAAGEVVTLVGRNGAGKSTLLRCVMGLHPGQRGTVELDGRDISRLPAYKRARLGLGWVPDDRGAYATLSVTENLTLPPRVGPDPWPLERVYEAFPALYSRRDSAATMLSGGEQQMLALARVLRMGARLLLCDEPTEGLSPLLVQQVGDLLREAKQHGVTVLLVEQNLHFATGVADRHYLLAEGRVVEAMANSEVRSRERELLAYLGI; from the coding sequence ATGCTGCGCATTGACACCCTCTCCGCCTTCTACGGCGAGGCGCAGGTGCTGCGGGAGGTGAGCCTGGAGGTCGCCGCCGGCGAGGTGGTCACCCTGGTCGGGCGCAACGGCGCCGGCAAGTCCACCCTGCTGCGCTGCGTGATGGGGCTGCACCCCGGCCAGCGCGGCACCGTGGAGCTGGACGGGCGGGACATCAGCCGGCTGCCGGCGTACAAGCGGGCGCGGCTCGGCCTCGGCTGGGTGCCCGACGACCGGGGCGCGTACGCCACCCTCAGCGTCACCGAGAACCTGACGCTGCCGCCGCGGGTCGGCCCCGACCCGTGGCCGCTGGAGCGGGTGTACGAGGCGTTCCCCGCCCTGTACTCCCGGCGCGACTCGGCGGCGACCATGCTCTCCGGCGGCGAGCAGCAGATGCTCGCCCTGGCCCGGGTGCTGCGGATGGGCGCCCGGCTGCTGCTCTGCGACGAGCCCACCGAGGGCCTGTCGCCGCTGCTCGTGCAGCAGGTCGGCGACCTGCTGCGGGAGGCCAAGCAGCACGGGGTGACCGTGCTGCTGGTCGAGCAGAACCTGCACTTCGCCACCGGCGTCGCCGACCGGCACTACCTGCTGGCCGAGGGACGCGTCGTGGAGGCGATGGCGAACTCCGAGGTGCGCTCGCGGGAGCGCGAGCTGCTGGCGTACCTCGGTATCTGA
- a CDS encoding ABC transporter ATP-binding protein codes for MAGQALLSARGLTRDFRGFRAVDHVDLDIAPESVHALVGPNGAGKTTLFNLLTGFLPPTEGRIELDGRDVTGLPPEQVARLGVARSFQITSLFPQLSAREHVELALQSPSGLGWRFWRSAKLMGRYRERADELLDMVGLGALAEAPAEALAYGRKRALELAIALALDPKVLLLDEPTAGMGLEDVDRTVELIARVRAGRTVVMVEHNMSVVGRLADTVTVLQAGTVLVEGPYEQVRADERVITAYLGAADAAH; via the coding sequence ATGGCCGGGCAAGCGCTCCTGTCGGCGCGCGGGCTGACCCGTGACTTCCGGGGCTTCCGCGCGGTCGACCACGTCGACCTCGACATCGCCCCGGAGAGCGTGCACGCGCTCGTCGGCCCCAACGGTGCCGGCAAGACCACCCTGTTCAACCTGCTCACCGGCTTCCTGCCGCCGACCGAGGGCCGGATCGAGCTGGACGGCCGGGACGTCACCGGCCTGCCGCCGGAGCAGGTGGCCCGGCTCGGGGTGGCCCGCTCGTTTCAGATCACCAGTCTCTTCCCGCAGCTGTCCGCCCGCGAGCACGTCGAGCTGGCATTGCAGAGCCCCAGCGGGCTCGGCTGGCGCTTCTGGCGGTCGGCCAAGCTGATGGGCCGCTACCGGGAGCGGGCCGACGAACTGCTGGACATGGTCGGGCTCGGCGCGCTGGCCGAGGCCCCGGCCGAGGCGCTGGCGTACGGGCGCAAGCGCGCCCTGGAGCTGGCCATCGCCCTCGCCCTGGACCCGAAGGTGCTGCTGCTCGACGAGCCGACCGCCGGGATGGGGCTGGAGGACGTCGACCGCACGGTCGAGCTGATCGCCCGGGTCCGGGCCGGCCGGACCGTGGTGATGGTCGAGCACAACATGAGCGTCGTCGGCCGCCTCGCCGACACCGTCACCGTGCTGCAGGCCGGCACGGTGCTGGTCGAGGGCCCGTACGAGCAGGTCCGCGCCGACGAGCGGGTCATCACCGCCTACCTGGGAGCCGCTGATGCTGCGCATTGA
- a CDS encoding TetR/AcrR family transcriptional regulator C-terminal domain-containing protein yields MAAQIRLRIELGELRPGDPVPSARQITREHGVAIATATKVLALLREEGLVLARPGAGTVVAARPDAPPRAGRSDPELSRDHLVRTAMALADSDGLAAVSLRRLAADLGVATMALHRHVRGRDELVRLMADSALADALPTARPAGWRAQLELLAREQWRVYRRHRWLPHVISMSRPQLLPRGMAHTEWALRATGGVGLDRETRWYAALTLIAQVRGVATNLEMQAQAEQDTGLTDEEWIESQEPVFDRLAPGRYPTLAALSAEGDVDLTLDGIFEFGLRRLLDSYATLIEDAARRPG; encoded by the coding sequence ATCGCCGCGCAGATCCGGCTCCGGATCGAGCTCGGCGAGCTGCGACCCGGCGATCCGGTGCCGTCGGCCCGGCAGATCACCCGCGAGCACGGCGTCGCCATCGCCACCGCGACCAAGGTGCTGGCCCTGCTCCGCGAGGAGGGGCTGGTGCTGGCCCGTCCCGGCGCCGGCACGGTGGTCGCCGCGCGCCCGGACGCCCCGCCCCGGGCCGGCCGGTCGGACCCGGAGCTGAGCCGCGACCACCTGGTCCGCACGGCGATGGCGCTCGCCGACTCCGACGGCCTCGCGGCGGTCTCCCTGCGCCGGCTCGCCGCCGACCTCGGCGTGGCGACGATGGCGCTGCACCGCCACGTGCGGGGTCGGGACGAGCTGGTCCGGTTGATGGCCGACAGCGCCCTGGCCGACGCCCTGCCCACCGCCCGGCCGGCCGGCTGGCGGGCCCAGCTGGAACTGCTGGCCCGGGAGCAGTGGCGGGTCTACCGGCGACACCGCTGGCTGCCCCACGTCATCTCGATGAGCCGGCCGCAGCTGCTGCCGCGCGGCATGGCGCACACCGAGTGGGCGCTGCGCGCCACGGGCGGCGTCGGCCTGGACCGGGAGACCCGTTGGTACGCCGCGCTCACGCTGATCGCCCAGGTGCGGGGCGTCGCCACCAACCTGGAGATGCAGGCGCAGGCGGAGCAGGACACCGGCCTGACCGACGAGGAGTGGATCGAGTCGCAGGAGCCGGTCTTCGACCGGCTGGCGCCCGGGCGCTACCCGACCCTGGCCGCGCTGAGCGCCGAGGGCGACGTCGACCTCACCCTGGACGGCATCTTCGAGTTCGGCCTGCGCCGGCTGCTGGACAGCTACGCAACCCTGATCGAGGACGCCGCGCGCCGGCCGGGGTGA
- a CDS encoding FAD-dependent monooxygenase, giving the protein MTDRKVLISGAGIAGPALAFWLRRHGFHPTVVERARGPRPGGQAVDVRGAARGVIERMGLTARVRAECVDERGMAYVAADGTVRARMSVHAFGGEGIVADLEIQRGDLARLLYEETRSDVEYLFDDSIATLTEVPGGVRVDFERAAPRTFDLVVGADGVHSRTREAAFGPESAYLRPMRAYLAYFTTPYPDDEGWFLLHNAPGGRVVGTRPDRRGRIAALFSFVSPPLDVDRRDAAAQRRILAERFADVGWRTPELLAAMADAPDFYFDLYGQVRMDRWSAGRVALLGDAAWCPSPLTGQGTSLSLVGAYVLAGELAAAGGDHRTAFARYEQVLRPHVLRCQQLPAGALSGFLPASRAAIWMRDRSMRAMTSRPLRRLATRAFFDKADGLTLPEYVPAR; this is encoded by the coding sequence GTGACCGACAGGAAAGTGCTCATCTCCGGGGCCGGCATCGCCGGTCCCGCCCTGGCCTTCTGGCTGCGCCGGCACGGCTTCCACCCCACGGTGGTCGAGCGGGCCCGGGGGCCACGCCCCGGTGGCCAGGCGGTCGACGTCCGCGGCGCCGCCCGCGGGGTCATCGAGCGGATGGGGTTGACGGCGCGGGTACGCGCGGAGTGCGTCGACGAGCGCGGCATGGCGTACGTGGCGGCCGACGGCACGGTGCGGGCGCGGATGTCGGTGCACGCCTTCGGCGGGGAGGGCATCGTCGCCGACCTCGAGATCCAGCGCGGCGACCTGGCCCGGCTGCTGTACGAGGAGACCCGGTCCGACGTGGAGTACCTCTTCGACGACTCGATCGCGACGCTGACCGAGGTGCCCGGCGGAGTGCGGGTCGACTTCGAGCGGGCCGCCCCGCGCACCTTCGACCTGGTGGTCGGCGCCGACGGCGTGCACTCCCGGACCCGGGAGGCGGCCTTCGGACCGGAGTCGGCGTACCTCCGGCCGATGAGGGCGTACCTGGCCTACTTCACCACCCCGTACCCGGACGACGAGGGCTGGTTCCTGCTGCACAATGCCCCCGGCGGCCGGGTGGTCGGCACCCGGCCGGACCGCCGTGGCCGGATCGCCGCCCTGTTCAGCTTCGTCTCGCCGCCGCTGGACGTCGACCGGCGCGACGCCGCCGCGCAGCGGCGGATCCTCGCCGAGCGGTTCGCCGACGTCGGCTGGCGCACCCCGGAGCTGCTGGCCGCCATGGCCGACGCGCCGGACTTCTACTTCGACCTGTACGGGCAGGTGCGGATGGACCGGTGGAGCGCCGGCCGGGTGGCCCTGCTCGGCGACGCGGCGTGGTGCCCGTCCCCGCTGACCGGCCAGGGCACCAGCCTCTCCCTGGTCGGGGCGTACGTGCTGGCCGGGGAGCTGGCCGCCGCCGGCGGCGACCACCGGACCGCCTTCGCCCGCTACGAGCAGGTGCTGCGCCCGCACGTGCTGCGCTGCCAGCAGTTGCCCGCCGGCGCGTTGTCCGGGTTCCTGCCGGCCAGCCGGGCGGCGATCTGGATGCGTGACCGGTCGATGCGGGCGATGACCAGCCGGCCGCTGCGCCGGCTGGCCACCCGGGCGTTCTTCGACAAGGCCGACGGCCTGACCCTGCCGGAGTACGTCCCGGCCCGGTGA
- a CDS encoding branched-chain amino acid ABC transporter permease, protein MTGFLQNTFNGLVGGAFYALLALGLAVIFGMLRVVNFAHGAFYMLGAFGAYVLLTEAGVPFWAALVIMPVGLAVLGMVLERAVIHRLTRLDPLYNFLLTFGLTLILQDLVKTRYGVQSSPYATPAELSGSVDFGLFDFPTYRVFILGFAVLLCVAVWWVLTRTRIGMVVRASTERPELTRAFGIDVGRWVTPVFGFGIGLAGLAGVLAAPMRAVNPLMGADLIIVVFAVVVIGGLGSIFGSVAAGFGIGLVQAWGEAYLSEFPIVSQTIVFVVMAAVLLWRPAGLFGREEAPA, encoded by the coding sequence GTGACCGGGTTCCTTCAGAACACGTTCAACGGGTTGGTGGGCGGGGCGTTCTACGCCCTGCTCGCCCTCGGGCTCGCGGTCATCTTCGGCATGCTGCGGGTGGTGAACTTCGCCCACGGCGCGTTCTACATGCTCGGCGCGTTCGGGGCGTACGTGCTGCTCACCGAGGCGGGCGTGCCGTTCTGGGCGGCGCTGGTGATCATGCCGGTGGGCCTGGCCGTACTGGGCATGGTCCTGGAACGGGCGGTCATCCACCGGCTGACCCGGCTCGACCCGCTCTACAACTTCCTGCTCACCTTCGGCCTGACGCTGATCCTGCAGGACCTCGTGAAGACCCGCTACGGCGTGCAGTCCAGCCCGTACGCCACCCCGGCCGAGCTCAGCGGCTCGGTCGACTTCGGACTCTTCGACTTCCCGACGTACCGGGTCTTCATCCTCGGCTTCGCGGTGCTGCTCTGCGTCGCGGTGTGGTGGGTGCTCACCCGTACCCGGATCGGCATGGTGGTCCGGGCGTCGACCGAGCGGCCGGAGCTGACCCGGGCGTTCGGCATCGACGTCGGGCGGTGGGTGACCCCGGTCTTCGGCTTCGGCATCGGCCTGGCCGGGCTCGCCGGCGTGCTCGCCGCCCCGATGCGGGCGGTGAACCCGCTGATGGGCGCCGATCTGATCATCGTGGTCTTCGCGGTGGTGGTGATCGGCGGTCTCGGCTCGATCTTCGGCTCGGTCGCCGCCGGTTTCGGCATCGGCCTGGTGCAGGCGTGGGGCGAGGCGTACCTGTCCGAGTTCCCCATCGTGTCCCAGACGATCGTCTTCGTCGTGATGGCCGCCGTGCTGCTCTGGCGGCCGGCCGGGCTGTTCGGCCGTGAGGAGGCACCGGCATGA
- a CDS encoding branched-chain amino acid ABC transporter permease, which produces MTSTVDTPAEASRPAPPSGLLAVARAPGWVRYALLAAGLAAALWLPNGLYPAVAVDILCWALFAVSVDLLLGFTGLMSFGHAAFWGTSAYLTGLVAIHAGLPFPVAVLAGALGAAVLALPIGYLAVKRTGIYFAMVTLAFAQMVYYVANEWRSVTKGENGLQGVPRSLFGLDLTDDFYFYYAILPIVLLGLAAAWRITHSPFGRVLVGIRDNPARARALGYPVHRYKLTAFVLSGFIAGLGGGLFAVGHRFVSLDVLHWTTSGKAVIVVVLGGIGTLWGGVLGAALVVRLEDWLSFSGFEAIGLVTGGIFVLVVLLFRRGLWGTVAALALRWMAARRR; this is translated from the coding sequence ATGACCAGCACCGTCGACACCCCGGCCGAGGCGAGCCGACCGGCCCCGCCGTCCGGGCTGCTCGCCGTCGCCCGCGCGCCCGGCTGGGTCCGGTACGCGCTGCTCGCCGCCGGGCTGGCCGCCGCGCTCTGGCTGCCCAACGGGCTCTACCCGGCGGTGGCGGTGGACATCCTCTGTTGGGCGCTGTTCGCCGTGTCGGTGGACCTGCTGCTCGGCTTCACCGGGCTGATGTCCTTCGGGCACGCGGCGTTCTGGGGCACCTCGGCGTACCTCACCGGCCTGGTCGCCATCCACGCCGGCCTGCCGTTCCCGGTCGCCGTGCTGGCCGGGGCGCTCGGTGCGGCGGTGCTCGCGCTGCCCATCGGCTACCTCGCGGTGAAGCGGACCGGCATCTACTTCGCCATGGTCACGCTGGCCTTCGCGCAGATGGTCTACTACGTGGCCAACGAGTGGCGCTCGGTCACCAAGGGCGAGAACGGCCTGCAGGGCGTGCCCCGGTCGCTGTTCGGCCTCGACCTGACCGACGACTTCTACTTCTACTACGCGATCCTGCCGATCGTGCTGCTCGGCCTGGCCGCCGCCTGGCGGATCACCCACTCGCCGTTCGGCCGGGTGCTGGTCGGCATCCGCGACAACCCGGCCCGGGCGCGGGCGCTCGGCTACCCGGTGCACCGCTACAAGCTGACCGCGTTCGTGCTCTCCGGCTTCATCGCCGGTCTCGGCGGCGGGCTCTTCGCCGTCGGGCACCGGTTCGTCTCCCTCGACGTGCTGCACTGGACCACCTCCGGCAAGGCGGTCATCGTCGTCGTGCTCGGCGGCATCGGCACACTGTGGGGCGGGGTGCTCGGCGCGGCCCTGGTGGTCCGGTTGGAGGACTGGCTGTCGTTCTCCGGATTCGAGGCGATCGGCCTGGTGACCGGCGGCATCTTCGTCCTGGTCGTGCTGCTGTTCCGCCGTGGGTTGTGGGGCACCGTCGCCGCCCTGGCGCTGCGCTGGATGGCCGCCCGCCGCAGATGA
- a CDS encoding TetR/AcrR family transcriptional regulator: MPRPPQPVLTRDRIVAAALALIDADGLAAFSTRRLAAALGVRGPSLYNHFANREAILDAVAESVTVAVDIGFFGRHDWREALRRWAWSYRAALTAHPNVVPYLAQGPGRRPAALAMADAVYGALVKAGWPPARATHVGAAMRYFVAGSALGSFARGFVEDPELYAAHYPHLGQAHRLAEHQRSVDEGAFALGLDALLHGLAAEHRRVLAVEPPGANG, encoded by the coding sequence GTGCCCCGACCCCCGCAGCCGGTGCTCACCCGGGACCGGATCGTCGCCGCGGCCCTGGCCCTGATCGACGCCGACGGGCTGGCCGCCTTCTCCACCCGGCGGCTCGCCGCCGCGCTCGGCGTGCGGGGTCCCTCGCTCTACAACCACTTCGCCAACCGGGAGGCCATCCTCGACGCGGTCGCCGAAAGCGTCACCGTCGCCGTGGACATCGGCTTCTTCGGCCGCCACGACTGGCGCGAGGCGCTGCGCCGCTGGGCCTGGTCGTACCGGGCGGCGCTGACCGCGCACCCGAACGTCGTGCCCTACCTGGCCCAGGGTCCGGGGCGGCGCCCGGCCGCCCTGGCCATGGCCGACGCCGTCTACGGGGCACTGGTCAAGGCCGGCTGGCCGCCCGCCCGGGCCACCCACGTCGGCGCGGCGATGCGGTACTTCGTCGCCGGGTCGGCGCTCGGCTCGTTCGCCCGCGGCTTCGTCGAGGACCCGGAGCTGTACGCCGCGCACTACCCGCACCTGGGCCAGGCGCACCGGCTCGCCGAGCACCAGCGCAGCGTCGACGAGGGCGCCTTCGCCCTCGGCCTGGACGCGCTGCTGCACGGCCTCGCCGCCGAACACCGGCGCGTACTCGCGGTGGAACCACCCGGGGCGAACGGGTAG
- a CDS encoding alcohol dehydrogenase catalytic domain-containing protein: MRALVARAPGAPLRVEEIRLPAPGPGELRVRVRAAGICHSDLSMVNGTLAPAYPLVLGHEAAGVVVEAGAGAAVPVGTQVVLNWAPACRRCWYCRHGEPWLCAANTAPAVPRGETADGEALHVTLGLGAFAEEVVVPEAAVVAVPDDLPPERAALLGCAVLTGTGAVRNTARVAGGESVAVIGLGGVGLSVLTAARAAGAGPIVAVDVAEAKRGLALAAGATHFLVPDDRLSKEIRALTEGRGVDHAFECVGRAATIRTAWRLTRRGGAVTVVGMGGKDDLVSLSALDIFHSARTLRSSVYGSSDPDREVPGLAREVGDGTLDLTPLISGLVTLDEAPEAFDRLARGEGARWVVTFPD; encoded by the coding sequence GTGAGGGCTCTGGTCGCCCGCGCGCCCGGCGCGCCGCTGCGCGTCGAGGAGATCCGCCTGCCCGCGCCCGGCCCCGGCGAGCTGCGGGTCCGCGTCCGCGCCGCCGGCATCTGCCACTCCGACCTGTCCATGGTCAACGGCACCCTCGCGCCCGCGTACCCGCTGGTGCTGGGGCACGAGGCGGCCGGCGTGGTGGTCGAGGCCGGCGCCGGCGCCGCCGTGCCGGTCGGCACGCAGGTGGTGCTCAACTGGGCGCCCGCCTGCCGGCGGTGCTGGTACTGCCGGCACGGCGAGCCGTGGCTCTGCGCCGCCAACACCGCCCCGGCGGTGCCGCGCGGCGAGACCGCCGACGGCGAGGCGTTGCACGTCACGCTCGGGCTCGGCGCGTTCGCCGAGGAGGTGGTGGTGCCCGAGGCCGCCGTGGTGGCGGTCCCCGACGACCTGCCGCCGGAGCGGGCCGCCCTGCTCGGCTGCGCCGTGCTCACCGGCACCGGCGCGGTCCGCAACACCGCCCGGGTCGCCGGCGGTGAGTCGGTCGCGGTGATCGGCCTCGGCGGGGTCGGCCTGTCGGTGCTCACCGCCGCCCGGGCCGCCGGCGCCGGCCCGATCGTCGCGGTCGACGTGGCCGAGGCGAAGCGGGGCCTGGCCCTCGCCGCCGGGGCGACGCACTTCCTCGTGCCCGACGACCGGCTGTCGAAGGAGATCCGGGCGCTCACCGAGGGGCGCGGCGTCGACCACGCCTTCGAGTGCGTGGGACGGGCCGCCACCATCCGGACCGCCTGGCGGCTCACCCGGCGCGGGGGAGCGGTCACCGTGGTGGGCATGGGCGGCAAGGACGACCTGGTGAGCCTCTCGGCGCTGGACATCTTCCACTCCGCCCGGACGCTGCGCTCCTCGGTGTACGGCTCGTCCGATCCCGACCGGGAGGTGCCGGGCCTGGCCCGCGAGGTCGGCGACGGCACGCTCGACCTGACTCCGCTGATCAGCGGGCTGGTCACCCTCGACGAGGCGCCGGAGGCGTTCGACCGGCTCGCCCGGGGCGAGGGCGCCCGCTGGGTGGTCACCTTCCCCGACTGA